The following are from one region of the Papaver somniferum cultivar HN1 unplaced genomic scaffold, ASM357369v1 unplaced-scaffold_132, whole genome shotgun sequence genome:
- the LOC113333357 gene encoding type I inositol polyphosphate 5-phosphatase 4-like, whose amino-acid sequence MRDGYQKKSKLSWSKNLVRKWFNIKSKAEDFHADDVCYGGGDGEWRNSFSERESCTIKKSKTERLDRRNVERVRRASVDFEPAQVIDIHNYKIFVATWNVGGKSPPSYLSLEDWLHTSPPADIYVLGFQEIVPLNAGNVLGAEDNGPAKKWLALIRKTLNNLPGSSGSGSCYTPSPIPDPVVELDADFEGSTRQKTSAFFHRRSFQSARSMRMEPKLDRRYSVCDRVIFGNRPSDYIGSRPSDYTGSRPSDYTGSRPSDYTGSRPSDYAGNRPSDYAGNRPSDYAGSRHSDYVGNRPSDYVGNRPSDFGPSYRWGSSEDDYCPGDSPNMPYLSPSSYGYGGSAMDERERPAGRSRYCLVASKQMVGIFLTVWVRGEIKDDVRNMKVSSVGRGLMGYLGNKGSIAISMSLHQTSFCFVCTHLTSGQKEGDELRRNSDVMEILRKTRFPRVQGDDKSPETILEHDRIIWLGDLNYRIALSYRSAKALVQMQNWRALLENDQLRLEQRRGHVFDGWNEGKIYFPPTYKYSYNSDRYAGEDMHSREKRRTPAWCDRILWYGGGIQQLSYVRGESTLSDHRPVYSFFTAEVHSINRSRVKRSTSYSSSRVEIEELLPHPYGYTELNFF is encoded by the exons ATGAGAGATGGGTACCAGAAAAAATCCAAG CTCTCATGGTCTAAGAATCTGGTTAGGAAATGGTTCAATATCAAGAGCAAAGCTGAAGACTTTCATGCAGATGATGTTTGCTATGGAG GTGGTGATGGAGAGTGGAGAAACAGCTTCTCAGAAAGAGAATCTTGCACAATAAAGAAAAGCAAAACAG AAAGACTGGATAGACGGAATGTTGAAAGAGTCCGGCGAGCAAGTGTTGATTTTGAACCAGCTCAAGTTATTGACATTCATAACTATAA AATCTTTGTAGCTACTTGGAATGTGGGTGGAAAATCTCCACCAAGTTATTTAAGTCTTGAAGATTGGCTTCATACATCACCTCCAGCTGATATATATGTTTTAGG ATTTCAGGAAATTGTTCCATTAAATGCTGGAAATGTTTTAGGGGCAGAAGACAATGGACCTGCGAAAAAATGGTTGGCTCTTATTCGGAAAACCTTAAACAATCTCCCTGGCTCCAGTGGTAGTGGGAGTTGTTATACTCCGTCTCCCATTCCTGACCCGGTTGTAGAGTTGGATGCCGATTTTGAGGGATCAACAAGGCAAAAGACCTCAGCTTTTTTCCACCGCAGATCCTTCCAGTCAGCTCGCAGCATGAGAATGGAACCTAAACTTGATCGTCGATACAGTGTTTGTGATCGTGTAATTTTTGGCAACCGTCCGAGTGACTATATCGGCAGCAGGCCAAGTGATTACACTGGTAGCAGGCCAAGCGATTACACCGGTAGCAGGCCAAGCGATTACACCGGTAGCAGGCCGAGTGATTATGCTGGTAATAGGCCGAGTGATTATGCCGGTAACAGGCCAAGCGATTATGCTGGTAGCAGGCATAGCGATTATGTTGGTAACCGGCCTAGTGATTATGTTGGAAATAGGCCGAGCGACTTTGGTCCCAGTTACAGATGGGGTTCATCAGAAGACGATTACTGTCCTGGGGATTCACCTAATATGCCATATCTTTCACCGTCATCTTATGGTTATGGTGGGTCTGCAATGGACGAGAGAGAAAGACCAGCAGGGCGTTCTAGGTACTGCTTGGTAGCTAGTAAGCAAATGGTTGGAATATTTCTCACTGTATGGGTACGAGGAGAAATTAAAGATGATGTGCGCAACATGAAAGTCTCTTCTGTTGGGAGAGGATTGATGGGATATCTAGGGAACAAG GGATCAATCGCAATCAGCATGTCGCTGCATCAAACAAGCTTCTGCTTTGTGTGTACTCATTTAACTTCAGGTCAGAAGGAGGGTGATGAACTAAGAAGAAACTCTGATGTCATGGAGATTCTGAGGAAGACAAGGTTTCCACGAGTGCAGGGAGACGATAAATCCCCTGAAACAATCCTCGAGCATGA TCGAATCATATGGCTGGGCGATCTGAATTATCGGATAGCTCTTTCTTATCGTTCTGCAAAAGCGCTTGTTCAGATGCAAAACTGGAGAGCATTGCTAGAAAATGATCAG CTTCGCCTAGAGCAGAGACGTGGCCATGTCTTTGATGGATGGAACGAAGGAAAAATATATTTCCCACCTACATACAAATACTCGTATAACTCTGATAGATATGCAGGTGAAGACATGCACTCTAGAGAGAAACGCCGAACCCCTGCATG GTGCGACCGTATATTATGGTATGGAGGAGGTATTCAGCAATTATCTTATGTTCGTGGTGAATCCACATTATCAGATCATAGACCAGTTTATAGCTTCTTCACGGCAGAGGTTCATTCAATTAACCGCAGTCGAGTTAAGAGAAGTACAAGTTACTCAAGTTCCCGTGTTGAGATCGAAGAACTTTTACCACACCCATATGGATATACTGAACTAAATTTCTTTTGA